In one Streptomyces venezuelae genomic region, the following are encoded:
- a CDS encoding sigma factor-like helix-turn-helix DNA-binding protein translates to MRDQVDVGVRRGRAWSDGEDARLVDGVREGLALSELAERHGRSAGGVRARLARFVPVPQSGSDVDDPLAWLRSRLAADPGYAWRAVGAERRRRERRERRGGCVATEPVGGTGASTSAEVLADWEHVTGHVLRPERREVFLAREVVRDLAAVAVVVRRAAARRLWRDGEVLLLEQWLLECVCPGAVRLAADWALIAERDADTVLVLRELVAAAVNEMSADRDREVLSRRLGLEDRPAQTLETVGQSLGVSRERVRQLQTRAIRRLAAADAPASLKLRELLADLSCVRRVPPEAGPPAAERLLDLSDVLLPTVPPRQAIPLIARLAGADKVRADNLAAEASTIRILRHEAARREATRERRIERSSRRWEALGGAITWFGEPAPAPPRTALETLREEENADRGRFGVWTCPKLGRDVSYESETELGVIQLLSHAPQIAYYLEQPLAIGYEFAGRQRTYYPDLLAATVDGRCILIEVKPVYEMAMAVNVAKYRATEEFCRLRGWGLLVTDGHRTRRLLEDRAVDPRLETALIAALDAQGELTWPQVIAAADALPLDSLSLCSLILKHDWTWHSRPYRLRAASPAK, encoded by the coding sequence GTGCGGGATCAGGTGGACGTCGGGGTCAGGCGGGGCCGGGCGTGGAGTGATGGCGAGGACGCTCGGCTTGTCGACGGCGTGCGTGAAGGGCTCGCTTTGTCCGAGCTCGCCGAGCGGCATGGCCGTTCGGCGGGTGGTGTTCGTGCCCGTCTGGCCCGGTTCGTTCCGGTTCCACAGTCCGGTTCGGACGTCGACGATCCGTTGGCCTGGCTGAGGTCCCGGCTGGCCGCGGATCCCGGCTACGCGTGGCGGGCCGTGGGTGCCGAGCGGCGTCGCCGTGAGCGGCGTGAGCGGCGCGGGGGGTGTGTGGCCACCGAGCCCGTGGGGGGTACCGGGGCGAGTACTTCGGCTGAGGTGCTGGCGGACTGGGAGCACGTGACCGGTCATGTCCTGCGTCCCGAGCGCCGTGAGGTGTTCCTGGCCCGGGAGGTGGTTCGCGACTTGGCGGCCGTAGCCGTTGTCGTACGGCGGGCAGCGGCGCGGCGGTTGTGGCGCGACGGTGAAGTGCTGCTACTGGAGCAGTGGTTGCTCGAGTGCGTGTGCCCTGGTGCCGTACGTCTTGCTGCCGACTGGGCGTTGATCGCCGAGCGCGATGCCGACACCGTGCTCGTTCTGCGGGAGTTGGTGGCCGCGGCGGTGAACGAGATGTCCGCGGATCGGGATCGCGAGGTCCTCTCCCGTCGCCTGGGACTCGAGGACCGGCCGGCGCAGACCCTGGAGACGGTCGGACAGTCCCTCGGCGTGTCGCGGGAGCGGGTTCGGCAGCTGCAGACGAGGGCTATCCGTCGCCTGGCCGCGGCCGACGCTCCGGCCTCGCTGAAGCTCCGAGAGTTACTGGCCGACCTGAGCTGTGTGCGGCGGGTGCCGCCCGAGGCGGGGCCTCCGGCGGCCGAACGGCTGCTGGACCTGTCGGACGTGCTGCTGCCCACGGTGCCGCCCCGGCAGGCGATCCCTCTGATCGCACGCCTGGCCGGTGCGGACAAGGTGCGTGCGGACAACCTGGCCGCCGAGGCGTCGACGATACGCATCCTGCGGCACGAGGCCGCCCGTCGTGAAGCGACACGGGAGCGGCGCATCGAACGTTCCAGTCGGCGCTGGGAAGCTCTGGGCGGCGCGATCACTTGGTTCGGCGAGCCCGCACCGGCCCCGCCCCGAACCGCGTTGGAAACGCTCCGCGAGGAGGAGAACGCCGACCGGGGCCGCTTCGGAGTGTGGACCTGCCCGAAGCTGGGCCGAGACGTGTCGTACGAGTCGGAGACCGAGCTGGGCGTCATCCAACTGCTCAGTCACGCGCCGCAGATCGCGTACTACCTGGAACAACCCCTGGCCATCGGCTACGAGTTCGCCGGGCGACAGCGCACCTACTACCCGGATCTCCTGGCCGCGACAGTGGACGGCCGTTGCATCCTGATCGAGGTCAAGCCGGTCTACGAGATGGCGATGGCCGTCAACGTCGCCAAGTACCGGGCCACCGAGGAGTTCTGTCGGCTTCGGGGCTGGGGCCTCCTGGTCACGGATGGCCACCGCACCCGCCGACTGCTCGAAGACCGTGCGGTCGACCCACGTCTGGAGACGGCGCTGATCGCCGCCCTCGACGCACAGGGTGAGCTGACCTGGCCACAGGTCATAGCCGCAGCTGACGCGCTGCCCCTGGATTCGCTGAGCCTGTGCTCTCTGATCCTCAAGCATGACTGGACGTGGCACAGCCGCCCGTACCGGCTCCGCGCGGCCTCACCGGCCAAGTGA
- a CDS encoding ANTAR domain-containing protein: protein MRRATMPHAAQQVTAAASAGDASLVAEVIKLRAENDQLARALSSRAVIDQARGMLMAVAPCSSERAWGLLVDVSQHCNVKLRDVAAALVATTREEELPEQMRRELRRALGRLHDRW from the coding sequence ATGCGTCGAGCGACCATGCCCCATGCCGCACAGCAGGTGACGGCCGCGGCTTCGGCAGGGGACGCGTCTCTGGTGGCCGAGGTCATCAAACTGCGCGCGGAGAACGATCAGTTGGCCAGGGCGCTGTCGAGCCGTGCGGTGATCGACCAGGCGCGCGGCATGCTGATGGCCGTGGCCCCGTGTTCCAGTGAGCGTGCCTGGGGCCTGCTGGTGGACGTGTCGCAGCACTGCAACGTCAAGCTCCGTGACGTTGCGGCGGCTCTGGTTGCCACGACGCGAGAGGAGGAGCTCCCCGAGCAGATGCGGCGGGAACTGCGCCGTGCGCTGGGACGCCTGCACGACCGCTGGTGA
- a CDS encoding ANTAR domain-containing protein codes for MTAAEVAWGDAALDPAVVELRAEIARLRRAMGGRAVIDQALGMMMALVPCPRGEAGTLLTDVARHCGLSRREVAAALVATSEGSPFPEHLEQALRGALRRLNAADRT; via the coding sequence ATGACGGCAGCCGAGGTGGCCTGGGGCGATGCGGCCCTGGACCCGGCCGTCGTAGAACTGCGCGCCGAGATCGCCCGGTTGCGCCGGGCCATGGGCGGCCGGGCGGTGATCGACCAGGCCCTCGGGATGATGATGGCCTTGGTTCCGTGTCCCCGCGGGGAGGCCGGCACCCTGTTGACGGACGTCGCGCGGCACTGTGGTCTCTCACGTCGAGAGGTGGCCGCCGCTCTCGTCGCCACCTCCGAGGGAAGCCCGTTCCCCGAACACCTGGAGCAGGCGCTACGCGGTGCGCTGCGGCGCCTGAACGCGGCAGACCGGACATGA
- a CDS encoding RNA polymerase sigma-70 factor, which translates to MDQATETFMAHRNLLFTVAYEMLSSASDAEDVLQETWLRWADIDQETVRDARAFLVRITTRQALTRLRTLRRRKESYVGPWLPEPLLTAPDVAEDVELADSVSMAMLLVLETLTPTERAVFVLRDVFDLTYDEIAQAVEKTTTAVRQTAHRARTHVAARRPREAVSPTQSRDALAAFQQAVETGDLQRLLDMIAPDVVLLTDGGGVVRAALEPVIGAEPVLNVLSKLTSTTLQPAQINGHPALILRTTDKIDTVLALRLEGDLITHLYAIRNPEKLSHLAHKTSVAR; encoded by the coding sequence ATGGACCAAGCCACCGAGACATTCATGGCCCACCGCAACCTGCTGTTCACCGTTGCCTACGAGATGCTCTCCTCCGCCTCCGACGCGGAGGACGTCCTCCAGGAGACCTGGCTGCGCTGGGCGGACATCGACCAGGAAACAGTGCGGGACGCGCGCGCTTTCCTGGTCCGCATCACCACGCGCCAGGCCTTGACCAGACTGCGCACCCTCCGCCGACGCAAGGAGTCCTACGTCGGCCCGTGGCTGCCCGAACCCCTGCTGACCGCGCCCGATGTCGCCGAGGACGTCGAGCTGGCCGACAGCGTCTCCATGGCGATGCTGCTCGTACTGGAAACACTCACTCCCACGGAGCGGGCGGTGTTCGTCCTGCGCGACGTCTTCGACCTCACATACGACGAGATCGCACAGGCCGTGGAGAAGACCACCACCGCGGTCCGCCAGACAGCCCACCGCGCACGAACCCACGTGGCGGCACGCCGCCCGCGCGAGGCCGTCTCGCCGACCCAGTCACGTGACGCGCTCGCGGCATTCCAACAGGCGGTCGAGACAGGCGACTTGCAGCGCCTGCTGGACATGATCGCCCCGGACGTCGTACTGCTGACGGACGGCGGCGGGGTAGTACGAGCCGCCCTGGAACCAGTAATAGGCGCAGAGCCGGTACTCAACGTACTCAGCAAACTGACCTCCACGACCCTGCAACCAGCACAGATCAACGGCCACCCGGCCCTGATCCTGCGCACGACCGACAAAATCGACACCGTCCTGGCGCTACGCCTGGAAGGCGACCTGATCACACATCTCTACGCCATCCGAAACCCGGAAAAGCTGTCCCACCTCGCCCACAAAACATCAGTGGCCCGCTGA
- a CDS encoding PRC-barrel domain-containing protein, translating to MIQSADVREWRGLDVVDTDSRKIGVLESVYVDTTTDEPAMASVRTGLPTRRQLMFVPLDDAITGPGYLKVAYAKALVKTAPSIGTDDVLPAEDEAGIFKHYGLPYEPGAAGERQLARR from the coding sequence ATGATCCAGTCAGCTGATGTCCGTGAGTGGCGCGGCCTCGACGTGGTGGACACGGACTCGCGCAAGATCGGTGTCCTCGAATCGGTCTATGTGGACACCACCACCGACGAACCGGCCATGGCCAGCGTGAGGACCGGGCTGCCCACCCGGCGCCAGCTGATGTTCGTCCCCCTCGACGACGCGATCACCGGGCCGGGCTACCTCAAGGTCGCCTATGCCAAAGCACTGGTGAAGACGGCCCCCTCGATCGGCACTGATGACGTGCTGCCCGCCGAGGACGAGGCAGGGATCTTCAAGCACTACGGGCTGCCCTACGAGCCCGGTGCGGCCGGTGAGCGGCAACTCGCCCGCCGCTGA
- a CDS encoding fatty acid desaturase family protein produces MTPLDATETTPGKHLGEELGEELDRIRSEVIAARGADDACYIRTVIATQRGLEAGGRTALAVSLFPPAWAAGTAMLSIAKILENMELGHNILHGQWDWMGDPAIHSTTWEWDFLTPAEAWKHTHNHLHHTWTNVVDRDRDLGYVVFRMSADQRWRPRHLAQPLYNLVLAPFFEWGIALYDLEPDAVAAGRKTWRSFAADLSGFLSKATRQLAKDYVLFPLLAGPSALPCLLGNLTANTVRNLWTNTIIFCGHFPGDVQTFTEEHIEGETRGQWYLRQIQGSADIEGSPLFHILSGNLGHQIEHHAFPDLPSNRYAEIAPRVRELCEKYGIPYVTGPLWRQYGSTWGRILRFALPGR; encoded by the coding sequence GTGACCCCGCTCGATGCCACCGAAACGACCCCCGGAAAGCACCTCGGCGAGGAACTCGGCGAGGAGCTCGACCGCATCCGCTCCGAGGTCATCGCCGCGCGCGGCGCCGACGACGCCTGTTACATCCGTACCGTGATCGCCACTCAGCGCGGCCTGGAGGCGGGAGGCCGGACAGCTCTGGCCGTCTCGCTGTTCCCGCCCGCCTGGGCTGCGGGTACGGCCATGCTCTCCATCGCCAAGATCCTGGAGAACATGGAGCTGGGCCACAACATCCTGCACGGCCAGTGGGACTGGATGGGCGACCCGGCCATCCACTCGACCACCTGGGAATGGGACTTCCTCACCCCCGCCGAGGCGTGGAAACACACCCACAACCACCTGCATCACACCTGGACCAACGTCGTCGACCGCGACCGGGACCTCGGATACGTCGTCTTCCGGATGAGCGCCGACCAGCGCTGGCGCCCGCGCCATCTCGCCCAGCCGCTCTACAACCTCGTACTCGCCCCGTTCTTCGAGTGGGGCATCGCGCTGTACGACCTGGAGCCCGATGCCGTCGCCGCGGGACGCAAGACATGGCGGTCCTTCGCGGCCGACCTGAGCGGGTTCCTCTCCAAGGCCACCCGCCAACTGGCCAAGGACTACGTCCTGTTCCCGCTGCTCGCCGGGCCCTCGGCCCTGCCCTGCCTACTCGGCAACCTCACCGCCAACACCGTGCGCAACCTGTGGACCAACACCATCATCTTCTGCGGCCACTTCCCCGGCGACGTCCAGACCTTCACCGAGGAGCACATCGAGGGCGAGACGCGTGGACAGTGGTACCTGCGGCAGATCCAGGGCTCGGCCGACATCGAGGGAAGCCCGCTCTTTCACATCCTCAGCGGCAACCTCGGCCACCAGATCGAGCACCACGCCTTCCCCGACCTGCCCAGCAACCGCTACGCCGAGATCGCACCGCGCGTGCGAGAACTCTGCGAGAAGTACGGCATCCCTTACGTCACCGGGCCGTTGTGGCGGCAGTACGGCTCCACCTGGGGGCGCATCCTGCGCTTCGCCCTGCCGGGGCGATGA
- a CDS encoding carboxymuconolactone decarboxylase family protein codes for MGTRMDLFANEIGARIGKRIFAVSQVIHESPLPKPTQELVQLRASQINGCGFCVDIHGKDAAAAGETAARLNLVATWRHSSVFTEAERAALALTEEGTRIIDGYEGVSDETWGRVRAHYDADQTVALVALIAMINATNRLGVMLDNEGGAYEPGNLATIAG; via the coding sequence ATGGGAACTCGTATGGACCTGTTCGCGAACGAGATCGGCGCCAGGATCGGCAAGCGGATATTCGCCGTCAGTCAGGTGATCCACGAATCGCCGCTGCCCAAGCCCACCCAGGAGCTGGTGCAGTTGCGCGCCAGTCAGATCAACGGCTGCGGCTTCTGCGTGGACATCCACGGCAAGGACGCCGCGGCCGCCGGTGAGACCGCGGCCCGGCTGAACCTGGTCGCCACCTGGCGTCACTCCAGTGTGTTCACCGAGGCCGAGCGGGCGGCGCTCGCTCTCACCGAGGAGGGGACCCGCATCATCGACGGCTACGAGGGTGTGTCCGACGAGACGTGGGGCCGGGTCCGCGCACACTACGACGCGGACCAGACCGTCGCGCTGGTCGCCCTGATCGCCATGATCAACGCGACCAATCGGCTCGGGGTGATGCTCGACAACGAGGGCGGCGCCTACGAGCCCGGCAACCTCGCCACCATCGCCGGGTGA
- a CDS encoding FAD-dependent monooxygenase, with amino-acid sequence MEPVEAHEHESDVIVVGAGPTGLMLGCELALAGTRVRIVERRTEATRNSRALTLHPRSLEVLDMRGLLPRFLPLGKTLPGWHFANLPTRLDFSALDTRHGYTLFLAQAHTEALLEERARELGVRIDRGYEVTGLAQDETGVSLDLRDADGRPTTSRARYVVGCDGGRSAVRQAAGIGFPGTEETLTGVLGDFATVDASPEALEAARANGIMVVPLEAGLTRFVYIDPERMRTPAAEPVTLEEFRDAVTRICGDDCGISEPRWLSRFGNATRLADRYRTGRVLLAGDAAHIHFPAGGQGLNLGLQDAMNLGWKLAAEINGWAPADLLDSYEAERRPVGQAVTENTAVQLLLTELTLVPPYEHNATALRTLLDELLGIKDVNRLLADGVSALNTTYASPRQGAHPLTGHRMPDIDVTTVSAKNTRVHELLAQGKFALIDLAGHDTDNDLHGVTEILVRPDGHIAWATRTTDAATRRTERAEALVAWTGSSTEAGTVQAR; translated from the coding sequence ATGGAACCTGTCGAAGCTCATGAACATGAATCTGACGTCATAGTCGTCGGCGCCGGACCGACGGGCCTGATGCTCGGATGCGAACTCGCACTGGCCGGCACGCGGGTGCGGATCGTGGAACGCCGTACGGAGGCCACGCGGAACTCCCGGGCCCTGACGCTGCACCCGCGCAGCCTGGAGGTGCTGGACATGCGCGGCCTCCTGCCGCGCTTCCTGCCGCTGGGCAAGACCCTGCCGGGCTGGCACTTCGCCAACCTGCCCACCCGGCTCGACTTCAGCGCGCTGGACACCCGGCACGGCTACACGCTGTTCCTGGCCCAGGCGCACACGGAAGCCCTGCTGGAGGAGCGGGCACGTGAACTGGGAGTGCGGATCGACCGCGGATACGAGGTCACGGGCCTCGCCCAGGACGAGACGGGCGTATCGCTCGACCTCCGTGACGCGGACGGCCGGCCCACCACCTCCCGGGCACGGTACGTCGTCGGATGCGACGGCGGCCGCAGCGCCGTACGGCAGGCCGCCGGCATCGGCTTCCCCGGCACCGAAGAGACCCTCACCGGCGTACTCGGCGACTTCGCGACGGTCGACGCCTCCCCCGAGGCCCTCGAAGCGGCACGGGCCAACGGCATCATGGTCGTACCGCTGGAGGCCGGACTCACCCGCTTCGTCTACATCGACCCCGAGCGCATGCGAACCCCCGCCGCCGAGCCGGTGACCCTGGAGGAGTTCCGGGACGCCGTGACACGCATCTGCGGAGACGACTGCGGCATATCCGAACCACGATGGCTGTCGCGCTTCGGTAACGCGACCCGCCTGGCCGACCGCTACCGCACCGGCCGCGTCCTGCTGGCCGGTGACGCCGCCCACATCCACTTCCCGGCAGGCGGGCAGGGCCTGAACCTGGGCCTGCAGGACGCCATGAACCTCGGTTGGAAGCTCGCCGCCGAGATCAACGGCTGGGCTCCCGCCGACCTGCTGGACAGCTACGAAGCCGAACGGCGCCCGGTCGGCCAGGCAGTCACCGAGAACACGGCAGTCCAACTGCTCCTCACCGAACTGACCCTCGTCCCGCCCTACGAGCACAACGCGACGGCGCTGCGCACGCTGCTGGACGAACTGCTCGGCATCAAGGACGTCAACCGCCTCCTGGCCGACGGGGTCTCCGCGCTGAACACGACGTACGCCTCACCGCGGCAGGGCGCCCACCCTTTGACGGGCCACCGCATGCCGGACATCGACGTGACCACGGTGAGCGCGAAGAACACCCGGGTTCACGAACTCCTCGCGCAGGGCAAGTTCGCCCTGATCGACCTCGCGGGACACGACACCGACAACGACCTGCACGGGGTGACGGAGATCCTGGTGCGCCCCGACGGCCACATCGCCTGGGCCACCCGGACCACCGACGCGGCCACCCGCCGAACCGAACGCGCCGAGGCCCTGGTGGCCTGGACCGGAAGTTCCACGGAAGCCGGAACCGTGCAGGCACGGTGA
- a CDS encoding CsbD family protein, whose protein sequence is MSTGQTFRNKAQALKGRITERLGRTTRNRRLQREGRTDRVSGNLKQSGDKIKNAFRR, encoded by the coding sequence ATGAGTACTGGACAGACGTTCAGGAACAAGGCACAAGCACTCAAGGGCCGGATCACCGAACGCCTCGGCCGGACCACCCGCAACAGACGACTGCAGCGCGAGGGCAGGACCGACCGGGTCTCAGGGAACCTGAAGCAGTCCGGCGACAAGATCAAGAACGCCTTCCGCCGCTGA
- a CDS encoding GAF and ANTAR domain-containing protein, with product MNERLLAQTFVELADNLVADFDLIDFLRLLTDRCVGLLGASAAGVLLADRDGELRVMAASDEQVRLLELFQLQNDEGPCLDCFRTGAPVSAPDLRREAARWPRFAAQAQLRGFGAVQALPMRLRDEVVGALNLFRSAPGPFDPVGTSIAQAMADVATISLLQQRSTQRTTVLNEQLQTALNSRVLIEQAKGKLAERQGVDMEQAFTALRRYARAHNRRLSDVARALIDDSEPLAGLVS from the coding sequence ATGAATGAACGGCTCCTGGCCCAGACCTTCGTCGAGTTGGCGGACAATCTGGTCGCCGACTTCGACCTGATCGACTTCCTACGCCTGCTGACCGACCGCTGCGTGGGGCTGCTCGGGGCGAGCGCCGCCGGAGTGCTGCTCGCGGACCGGGACGGCGAATTGCGCGTGATGGCCGCCTCCGACGAACAGGTGCGCCTCCTTGAACTCTTCCAGCTGCAGAACGACGAGGGTCCCTGCCTGGACTGCTTCCGCACGGGCGCCCCGGTGTCCGCACCCGATCTGCGGAGGGAGGCCGCCCGCTGGCCTCGCTTCGCCGCCCAGGCCCAGCTCCGCGGATTCGGCGCGGTCCAGGCCCTGCCCATGCGGTTGCGCGACGAGGTCGTCGGCGCGCTGAATCTCTTCCGGTCCGCTCCCGGCCCCTTCGACCCGGTCGGCACGTCCATCGCCCAGGCCATGGCCGATGTCGCCACCATCAGCCTGCTGCAACAGCGGTCCACCCAGCGCACCACGGTCCTCAACGAGCAGTTGCAGACCGCGCTGAACAGCCGCGTACTGATCGAGCAGGCCAAAGGCAAACTCGCCGAACGCCAGGGCGTCGACATGGAACAGGCATTCACCGCTCTACGCCGCTACGCCCGCGCCCACAACCGCCGCCTGTCCGACGTTGCCCGCGCCCTCATCGACGACAGCGAGCCCCTGGCAGGGCTGGTGTCCTGA
- a CDS encoding GAF and ANTAR domain-containing protein — MTPNRRSSRIRLLVAEQAARRGARVGVMDVCTAAVTSLPVGGAGMSAMSPAAASHPLCSTDDISERLEELQLTLGEGPCVDAFTHGEAVLTPDLRTGELHDRWAVFADAALEAGARAVFALPLQIGAISPGVLDLYAQVPVRLNAEELADALAFAELATLVLLDARIDATGAPPDDATRRHIEDLGGYRAEISQATGMLTVQLGVGVDEAFVRLRAYAYAQGHRLTDVAADVVARRLRFPAGAEPTRTDEDT; from the coding sequence GTGACGCCCAACCGCCGGTCGTCCCGGATCCGCCTACTGGTCGCCGAACAGGCGGCCCGACGCGGTGCCCGGGTCGGCGTGATGGATGTGTGCACCGCGGCGGTGACCTCGCTGCCGGTCGGCGGGGCCGGGATGTCGGCGATGTCCCCGGCCGCGGCGAGCCACCCGCTGTGCAGTACCGACGACATCAGCGAACGGCTGGAGGAGCTGCAGCTCACCCTGGGCGAGGGGCCGTGCGTGGACGCCTTCACACACGGCGAGGCCGTCCTGACGCCCGACCTGCGGACCGGTGAACTGCATGACAGGTGGGCCGTGTTCGCCGACGCGGCTCTGGAAGCCGGAGCGCGTGCGGTCTTCGCGCTCCCTCTGCAGATAGGAGCGATCAGTCCCGGCGTCCTGGATCTTTACGCGCAGGTCCCGGTCCGGCTGAACGCGGAGGAACTGGCCGACGCACTGGCCTTCGCCGAGTTGGCGACGCTGGTCCTGCTCGACGCCCGGATCGACGCGACGGGCGCACCACCCGACGACGCAACCAGAAGGCACATCGAGGACCTGGGCGGCTACCGGGCGGAGATCTCCCAGGCCACCGGCATGCTCACCGTCCAGCTCGGCGTCGGCGTGGACGAAGCCTTTGTCCGACTGCGCGCCTACGCCTATGCCCAAGGGCACCGGCTCACCGACGTGGCCGCCGACGTGGTGGCCCGCCGGCTCCGCTTCCCCGCGGGTGCGGAGCCGACCCGGACCGACGAGGACACCTGA
- a CDS encoding diacylglycerol kinase family protein → MRTHEPPPGERAKLASRAAKGLTGSRSARRAALRGTGSLALASAAIQAATKVLDRRRPLRHSSSRVVSSHRTAGAAAFATAATLEMPRLGFALLPVAVGTAVSRLRAGAHTPGRVLVDVAFGVGVAAATCRWWPLHRDAPADSARPKLPVPALPSGEGLVVVVNSDAGGEAPAEVELRALLPKADIRLCEAGEDLHTVLRRAAAQVQARGGALGVVGGDGTVNAAAVLAVDNRLPLAVFPGGTLNHFAADLGLPTLQEAAEAVEAGRGGTVDLGRITGDGTCTYFLNTFSIGAYPELVRAREARETSLGKWPALAVGLLRVLADGAPIDITLDGRPRRLWLLFAGNSRYDPPGFAPTYRPTLDDGLLDLRLVDAKHPFARTRLVAAFLTGTLARSRVYQEATATRLRIDGVSEAGDYTRDGEVSPAADTLVLDKRSRALTVYLPAPE, encoded by the coding sequence ATGCGAACCCATGAACCGCCTCCCGGCGAACGCGCGAAGCTCGCCTCCCGGGCCGCCAAGGGCTTGACCGGCAGCCGCAGCGCTCGCCGGGCCGCGTTGCGCGGCACCGGCTCACTCGCCCTTGCCTCTGCCGCCATCCAGGCCGCCACCAAGGTGCTCGACAGGCGTCGGCCGCTTCGGCATTCGTCGAGCAGGGTGGTGTCCTCCCATCGCACGGCCGGTGCAGCCGCTTTCGCGACGGCCGCCACCTTGGAGATGCCCCGGCTGGGGTTCGCCCTCCTTCCCGTTGCGGTGGGCACCGCCGTATCCCGTCTGCGCGCGGGGGCGCACACTCCCGGCCGCGTTCTGGTGGACGTCGCGTTCGGCGTGGGGGTCGCGGCGGCGACCTGCCGCTGGTGGCCGCTGCATCGCGATGCGCCCGCCGACAGCGCCCGACCGAAACTCCCGGTTCCCGCTCTGCCGTCCGGCGAAGGTCTTGTCGTGGTCGTCAACAGCGACGCCGGCGGCGAGGCCCCGGCAGAAGTCGAGCTGCGGGCCCTGCTGCCGAAAGCGGACATACGGCTGTGCGAAGCAGGCGAGGACCTGCACACCGTGCTCCGGCGGGCCGCCGCGCAGGTACAGGCCCGCGGCGGCGCGCTCGGCGTGGTCGGGGGCGACGGCACGGTCAACGCCGCGGCCGTGCTGGCCGTCGACAACCGGCTGCCGCTCGCGGTGTTCCCCGGCGGCACCCTCAACCACTTCGCCGCCGATCTCGGACTGCCGACCTTGCAAGAGGCCGCCGAGGCCGTGGAGGCAGGCCGCGGTGGCACCGTCGACCTCGGCCGGATCACCGGCGACGGCACCTGCACCTACTTCCTCAACACCTTCAGCATCGGCGCCTACCCCGAACTCGTCCGGGCCCGCGAAGCCCGCGAGACGTCCCTGGGCAAATGGCCCGCCCTCGCCGTCGGCCTGCTCCGCGTCCTGGCCGACGGCGCCCCCATCGACATCACCCTCGACGGACGGCCCCGACGGCTGTGGCTGCTGTTCGCCGGAAACAGCCGCTACGACCCGCCCGGCTTCGCCCCTACTTACCGCCCCACCCTGGACGACGGACTCCTCGACCTGCGCCTCGTCGACGCAAAGCACCCCTTCGCCCGCACCCGCCTCGTCGCGGCCTTCCTCACCGGCACCCTCGCCCGCTCCCGCGTCTACCAAGAAGCCACCGCCACCCGCCTGCGCATCGACGGTGTGAGCGAGGCGGGCGACTACACCCGGGACGGGGAAGTGAGCCCCGCCGCCGACACCCTCGTCCTCGACAAGAGGAGTCGCGCCCTCACCGTCTACTTGCCCGCTCCCGAGTGA